The following are encoded together in the Nitrospinota bacterium genome:
- a CDS encoding glycosyltransferase family 2 protein yields MELSIVIPVYNEALILPELVSRLTTVCSGLGKSYEIIFVDDGSTDGSFAALRELKKQNDALRLLKFTRNFGQQAAVLAGFRLCRGDILVQLDSDLQHPPEEIPKLLNAFTADVDLVTTVPEKRRDGLFRVLGSRYLHWFGQLLFGGAFKLNLSSFRAMRRSVIEKVEACRDQSRYMAVLMSWMGLPSVEIQVEHHIRQKGQTKYSILNLIQLTWDLITGYSNFPLRVVTYMGLFGAMLGFAVMMFLLYQRIVQGVLIEGFVVLSAVFAFFAGVQLLSIGFLGEYLGRVHMQIQNRPDYIVEKVID; encoded by the coding sequence GTGGAACTATCTATTGTGATTCCTGTCTATAACGAAGCGCTGATTTTGCCGGAGTTGGTTTCTCGCCTGACAACCGTTTGTTCGGGGCTTGGAAAATCCTATGAAATTATTTTTGTCGATGACGGCAGTACCGACGGCTCGTTTGCGGCGCTTCGGGAATTAAAAAAACAGAATGACGCTCTCAGGTTGTTGAAATTCACACGCAACTTCGGTCAGCAGGCGGCGGTGCTTGCCGGGTTTCGTCTCTGTCGCGGCGACATCTTGGTGCAACTCGACTCGGATTTACAACACCCGCCGGAAGAGATCCCCAAACTACTCAATGCCTTCACCGCTGATGTGGATCTGGTGACCACGGTTCCTGAGAAACGGCGGGATGGGTTGTTCAGGGTCTTAGGGTCCCGATATTTGCATTGGTTTGGACAGCTTCTCTTTGGCGGCGCATTCAAGTTGAATCTCAGCTCTTTCCGCGCGATGCGCCGTAGCGTGATAGAAAAAGTGGAGGCCTGTCGCGACCAGTCCCGTTATATGGCGGTGCTGATGAGCTGGATGGGCCTGCCTTCGGTGGAAATCCAGGTGGAACATCATATTCGCCAAAAAGGGCAAACCAAATATTCCATTTTGAACTTGATTCAACTCACCTGGGATCTCATCACCGGCTATTCCAATTTTCCTCTGCGGGTGGTGACCTATATGGGGCTGTTCGGTGCGATGCTGGGTTTTGCGGTCATGATGTTTCTGCTTTACCAACGGATCGTTCAGGGAGTTTTGATTGAGGGGTTTGTCGTCCTCTCTGCGGTGTTCGCTTTTTTCGCAGGCGTGCAGCTTCTTTCCATCGGGTTTCTCGGGGAATACCTGGGGCGCGTGCATATGCAGATTCAAAACCGACCGGACTATATAGTTGAAAAGGTGATCGACTGA
- a CDS encoding radical SAM protein codes for MLDFKFLQKIIPRIYSFIPFYLRPESSFPPFQAFFEVTYRCNLRCDMCHYLGIIEDTESKKKYKNEMSAEEVKQAVASLPRQTLVTFTGGEAFMKTDFMDILRFASSGHKVHAITNGTLLTEQTVEQLLDMRLKSLWGSGFFYLGVSLEGHEALHDQITTVAGSFRKTTEGLERFIKRRTELNSRYPLVHLTCVINRSNVMDLVPLYDYANSLGVNVCNFVVDNPATYWHAKDYDQDQHLRVSPKPVGEISPVVLREQLAKLTSRSRDYRTKLRFSPNYITPEEIVRYYSNESSYKDYRCYIPWSKVAVTAYGDVFSCPHVRLGNISDAGGNIPWHSKKAKAFRSLLKKEKIFPGCLGCCQSEYIGSVGPEMIRVQSGVETFKKVGGKDFVAQPNCNG; via the coding sequence ATGCTGGATTTTAAATTTCTTCAGAAAATAATCCCCAGGATTTATTCTTTCATTCCGTTTTATCTGCGGCCGGAATCGTCTTTTCCGCCCTTCCAGGCTTTTTTTGAAGTGACCTACCGGTGCAACCTGCGCTGTGACATGTGCCACTATCTCGGCATCATCGAAGATACTGAATCCAAAAAAAAATATAAAAACGAAATGTCTGCCGAAGAAGTGAAACAGGCGGTCGCCTCGCTTCCCAGACAAACCCTGGTCACTTTCACCGGCGGGGAGGCGTTCATGAAAACCGATTTCATGGATATTTTACGTTTCGCTTCCTCCGGGCACAAGGTGCACGCCATCACCAACGGGACGCTGCTCACCGAGCAGACGGTGGAACAACTGCTGGACATGCGGCTGAAGAGTTTGTGGGGCTCGGGATTTTTCTATCTCGGAGTTTCTCTGGAAGGGCATGAAGCCCTGCACGACCAAATCACCACGGTTGCCGGTTCTTTTCGAAAAACTACGGAAGGGCTGGAGCGGTTCATAAAAAGGCGCACGGAATTGAATAGCCGTTACCCTTTGGTACACCTGACCTGCGTCATCAACCGGTCCAACGTCATGGATCTGGTCCCGCTTTACGATTACGCCAACAGCCTGGGGGTGAATGTCTGCAATTTTGTTGTGGATAATCCAGCGACTTATTGGCACGCAAAAGATTACGATCAGGACCAGCATTTGCGGGTTTCGCCAAAACCGGTGGGTGAGATATCGCCGGTGGTTCTCAGAGAACAACTGGCAAAGTTGACGAGCCGGAGCCGTGATTACCGGACCAAACTCCGGTTTTCCCCGAACTACATCACCCCGGAGGAGATCGTCCGCTACTATTCCAATGAAAGTTCCTATAAAGATTACCGATGCTATATTCCCTGGTCCAAGGTCGCGGTGACCGCCTATGGCGATGTGTTCAGTTGTCCGCATGTCCGATTGGGCAATATCAGTGATGCGGGCGGGAACATTCCCTGGCATTCAAAAAAGGCGAAGGCCTTCCGCAGTCTTTTGAAAAAGGAAAAGATTTTCCCCGGTTGTCTCGGTTGCTGCCAGTCGGAATACATAGGGAGTGTGGGGCCGGAGATGATCCGGGTTCAATCGGGGGTCGAGACTTTTAAAAAGGTAGGCGGAAAAGATTTTGTGGCGCAGCCAAACTGCAATGGATAA
- a CDS encoding WbqC family protein: MRLSILQPSYLPWLGFFDQMIRADTFVFLDDVQFTRRDWRNRNKIRTREGWAWLTVPVLQKSQFKQSLKETRIDNSVPWRRKHKEAIRANYGQAPFFDLYFPALESVYNKQWDFLLDLCFETLQILQAALNIKTLIMRASEMEMEAVKGEKILAICRKLDATHYLTGDAAMNYLSEEEFRQNGITLETQNYQHPVYKQRYPGFVPHLSVIDLLFNMGAQSQAILTGVNPNDGDCQPETS; encoded by the coding sequence ATGCGTTTGAGTATTCTGCAACCGTCCTATTTGCCGTGGCTGGGGTTTTTCGATCAGATGATCCGCGCCGACACGTTTGTTTTTTTAGACGATGTGCAGTTCACCCGGCGGGATTGGCGTAACCGTAATAAGATCCGCACGCGGGAGGGGTGGGCTTGGCTCACCGTTCCGGTTCTGCAAAAGAGCCAGTTCAAACAATCGCTGAAAGAAACCCGGATCGATAATTCCGTTCCCTGGCGACGCAAACACAAAGAAGCCATCCGCGCCAATTACGGTCAGGCACCTTTTTTCGATTTATATTTTCCCGCTCTGGAGTCGGTATATAATAAACAATGGGATTTTCTGCTGGATCTCTGCTTTGAAACTTTGCAGATCTTGCAGGCGGCGTTAAATATAAAGACGCTTATTATGAGGGCTTCGGAAATGGAAATGGAAGCCGTCAAGGGGGAAAAAATACTGGCCATCTGCCGGAAGTTGGATGCGACGCATTATTTGACCGGGGATGCGGCGATGAATTATCTTTCGGAAGAGGAATTCCGCCAAAACGGAATTACTCTGGAGACGCAGAACTATCAGCACCCGGTTTATAAGCAACGGTATCCCGGTTTTGTTCCCCATCTTTCGGTGATCGACCTGTTGTTCAATATGGGTGCGCAGAGCCAGGCGATTTTAACCGGAGTGAACCCCAATGACGGCGATTGCCAACCGGAGACGTCTTAA
- a CDS encoding GDP-mannose 4,6-dehydratase — protein sequence MSDREKTILVTGGAGFIGSNFINYLHKHYPGYKILLLDALTYAGNLDSIAEGIKGNGHFQFYHGNVTHPDIVNSLVAKSDMVVHFAAESHVTRSIYDNSLFFETDVIGTQVLANAIVNHPVELFVHISSSEVYGTSVASPMDEEHPLNPMSPYAAAKAGADRLVYSYMQTYNIPAVIVRPFNNYGPCQHLEKAIPNFIVSALEGQPLTLHGSGESTRDWIFVEDTCEALTRILHADREKVIGETINLGTGIDTSINEIARKILNILDVPESQIEYVTDRPGQVSRHISSTDKAKRLLDWETKISLGEGLKRTVDFYTGNRKWWSKFLWMKELWGAK from the coding sequence ATGAGTGACCGAGAAAAAACTATCCTGGTAACCGGCGGCGCAGGGTTTATCGGCAGTAACTTCATCAACTACCTGCACAAGCATTATCCCGGTTATAAAATCCTTCTGCTGGATGCCTTGACCTACGCCGGTAATCTGGACAGCATTGCCGAAGGCATCAAAGGAAACGGCCATTTTCAGTTTTATCACGGCAACGTCACCCACCCGGATATCGTCAATTCCCTGGTCGCCAAAAGCGATATGGTCGTGCATTTCGCGGCGGAATCGCATGTGACCCGATCGATCTACGACAATTCCCTGTTTTTTGAGACCGATGTCATCGGCACACAAGTATTAGCAAATGCCATCGTCAATCATCCTGTGGAGTTGTTCGTTCACATTTCATCTTCGGAAGTTTACGGGACTTCGGTTGCCAGCCCGATGGATGAGGAGCATCCGCTCAACCCGATGAGCCCTTACGCGGCGGCCAAGGCGGGAGCCGACCGGCTGGTCTATTCTTATATGCAAACTTATAATATTCCGGCGGTCATCGTGCGCCCGTTCAACAACTACGGCCCGTGCCAGCATCTGGAAAAGGCGATCCCCAACTTTATTGTCAGCGCTCTCGAAGGACAGCCGTTGACCCTGCACGGATCGGGAGAAAGCACCCGTGACTGGATCTTTGTGGAAGATACCTGTGAGGCCTTGACCCGCATCCTGCATGCGGACAGGGAAAAGGTAATTGGAGAAACCATCAATCTGGGCACCGGCATCGATACGTCCATCAACGAGATCGCCAGAAAAATTCTGAATATTCTGGATGTTCCGGAGAGTCAGATTGAATACGTCACCGACCGCCCCGGACAGGTTTCCAGACATATTTCCAGTACGGATAAAGCCAAACGCCTGCTCGACTGGGAGACGAAAATATCTTTGGGTGAAGGGCTCAAGCGCACGGTTGATTTTTATACCGGCAACCGTAAATGGTGGAGCAAGTTTCTGTGGATGAAGGAACTCTGGGGCGCAAAATGA
- the elbB gene encoding isoprenoid biosynthesis glyoxalase ElbB has protein sequence MKKKIGVVLSGCGVYDGAEIHEAVITLLAIDRAGAEAVCMAPDVDQMHVINHLTGEEMQGETRNVLVEAARIVRGNIVDIATVKADDIDALFFPGGFGAAKNLCNFAVKGENCDVHPEVMRLVKEFAQKQKPQGVACIAPALFAKIYEGESQHPTLTIGNDRDISEKIEKMGSHHQDCAVQDIVVDKENKIVSTPAYMLGQSISEVAEGIEKSVKELVRMI, from the coding sequence ATGAAAAAGAAAATAGGCGTGGTGTTGTCTGGGTGCGGTGTTTACGATGGCGCTGAAATTCATGAGGCGGTCATCACCCTTCTGGCGATTGACCGGGCGGGGGCGGAGGCTGTCTGCATGGCTCCCGATGTGGATCAGATGCATGTGATCAACCACCTGACCGGTGAAGAAATGCAAGGTGAAACGCGAAACGTGCTGGTGGAGGCGGCCCGCATTGTCCGCGGCAACATTGTGGACATCGCCACGGTGAAAGCGGACGATATCGATGCGTTGTTTTTCCCCGGCGGCTTTGGCGCCGCTAAAAACCTGTGCAATTTCGCTGTGAAAGGGGAAAACTGCGATGTGCACCCGGAAGTGATGCGCCTCGTTAAAGAATTTGCCCAAAAGCAAAAGCCGCAAGGGGTGGCCTGCATCGCTCCGGCCCTGTTCGCGAAAATTTACGAGGGAGAATCCCAGCATCCCACCCTCACCATCGGCAACGACCGTGACATCTCAGAAAAAATCGAGAAAATGGGCAGTCATCATCAGGATTGCGCGGTTCAGGATATTGTGGTGGATAAGGAAAACAAAATCGTATCGACTCCCGCTTATATGCTGGGGCAGAGCATTTCGGAGGTGGCCGAGGGCATCGAAAAAAGCGTTAAGGAACTGGTCAGGATGATATGA
- a CDS encoding NAD+ synthase: MQAKKPSKQKKSVSSTSPILLRVATAQINAIVGDFKTNADKVKAGIKQARKMDADVVLFPELILTGYPPEDLLHKEGFVQKNLATLQKLIPHTKGITAVIGYVEPVGGKLYNAAALISDGKLLGSYRKTRLPNYGVFDEKRYFHEGEGLVRFTQKGVTLGVTVCEDIWFADGPGKRLCGEGNVDVLLNISSSPYHKGKGQYREEMIRSRARQYKSFVVYANLVGGQDELVFDGQSLVIGPSGKLIAHGNSFVEEMMVVDLEVQPKSRTKKGNKAKPAGIKTYRAALKDKPGHCKKTLPAREFRRREEIEEVYEALVLGTRDYITKNGFKKVVIGLSGGVDSAMTAVIAKDALGAENVVGVLMSSPYTSKESVNDSLELAANLNIETLTLPIEAAMEAYERILADVFQGASADSTEENIQARIRGNLLMALSNKFGWLVLTTGNKSEISVGYCTLYGDMAGGFAILKDVPKTWVYELGRWVNRRDQKLVIPENILIREPTAELRPDQKDTDSLPPYPLLDKVLARYIEEDRSMKELLGLGLSSQEVQRIVRMVDMNEYKRRQGPPGIKITPKAFGKDRRLPITNHFKG, translated from the coding sequence TTGCAAGCAAAAAAACCAAGCAAACAAAAAAAATCCGTCTCTTCAACTTCGCCGATCCTCCTCAGGGTGGCGACCGCGCAAATCAATGCCATTGTCGGGGATTTCAAGACCAACGCCGACAAGGTAAAGGCCGGGATCAAGCAGGCCCGCAAAATGGATGCTGATGTCGTCCTGTTTCCCGAGTTGATTCTGACCGGGTATCCGCCGGAAGACCTTCTGCACAAGGAAGGGTTTGTCCAGAAAAACCTCGCCACCCTGCAAAAGCTCATTCCTCACACTAAGGGCATCACCGCCGTCATTGGCTACGTCGAACCTGTCGGCGGCAAACTCTATAATGCCGCCGCCCTGATTTCCGACGGCAAACTGCTGGGCAGTTATCGCAAGACCCGTCTTCCTAATTATGGCGTCTTTGACGAGAAACGTTATTTTCACGAAGGCGAGGGGTTGGTGCGCTTCACGCAAAAAGGCGTGACGCTGGGGGTGACGGTGTGCGAGGACATCTGGTTCGCCGACGGGCCGGGAAAAAGGCTGTGCGGAGAAGGCAATGTCGATGTTCTGCTCAATATTTCATCGTCCCCCTACCACAAGGGCAAAGGCCAGTACCGGGAGGAAATGATCCGCTCCCGCGCTCGACAATATAAGTCGTTCGTCGTTTATGCGAATCTGGTGGGGGGGCAGGATGAGCTGGTTTTCGACGGCCAAAGCCTGGTGATCGGCCCATCGGGAAAATTGATCGCTCACGGAAATTCATTCGTGGAAGAGATGATGGTCGTTGACTTGGAAGTGCAACCCAAAAGTCGCACGAAAAAGGGCAACAAGGCGAAACCTGCGGGCATAAAAACTTACCGGGCGGCTCTCAAGGATAAGCCGGGCCATTGCAAAAAAACGTTGCCTGCGCGGGAGTTCAGGCGGCGGGAGGAAATAGAGGAAGTGTACGAGGCCCTGGTTCTCGGAACCCGCGATTACATAACGAAGAACGGATTCAAAAAAGTGGTCATCGGTTTGAGCGGCGGGGTGGATTCCGCCATGACTGCGGTGATTGCCAAAGACGCGCTGGGGGCGGAAAATGTCGTGGGGGTTTTGATGTCCTCACCCTACACATCCAAAGAGAGCGTGAACGATTCCCTGGAACTGGCGGCGAACCTGAATATCGAGACGCTAACGTTACCCATTGAAGCCGCGATGGAGGCTTATGAGCGTATTTTGGCGGATGTGTTTCAGGGCGCATCGGCGGATAGCACCGAGGAGAATATTCAGGCCCGGATTCGCGGAAATTTGTTGATGGCCCTGTCGAACAAGTTTGGCTGGCTGGTGCTGACCACGGGCAATAAAAGTGAAATCAGCGTCGGCTATTGCACCCTGTACGGAGATATGGCCGGGGGCTTTGCGATTTTAAAAGACGTGCCTAAAACCTGGGTTTATGAACTGGGGCGGTGGGTCAACAGGCGCGATCAAAAATTAGTGATTCCGGAAAATATTCTCATCCGCGAACCCACAGCCGAATTGCGCCCCGACCAGAAGGACACGGACTCTCTGCCGCCTTACCCTCTGCTGGACAAGGTATTGGCGCGTTATATTGAAGAGGATCGGTCCATGAAAGAATTGCTCGGGCTTGGGCTTTCATCCCAGGAGGTGCAACGGATCGTGAGGATGGTGGACATGAATGAATACAAACGCCGGCAGGGGCCTCCTGGCATCAAGATCACGCCCAAGGCTTTTGGCAAGGACCGGCGACTGCCGATCACCAATCATTTTAAAGGCTGA
- a CDS encoding filamentous hemagglutinin N-terminal domain-containing protein — translation MNTFKNSQLIFPDLFKPSGKTSPRPPPRRSRLVFGTPRKPGNVLIFLVSFMTYLLGIFPSMLYALPSDPTVQAGSAAINQPSPDTLVIQQSTDKAIIDWRTFGIGANEQVEFQLPSSSGVTLNRVTGSERSDIFGSLTSNGNLMLINPNGILFGAGSRIDVHGLVATTSNITNENFMAGN, via the coding sequence ATGAATACTTTTAAAAACAGCCAGCTGATCTTTCCGGACCTTTTCAAACCGTCTGGAAAAACCAGCCCCAGGCCTCCCCCCCGGCGTTCCCGTCTGGTGTTCGGGACGCCACGCAAGCCCGGCAACGTGCTGATCTTCCTGGTCTCGTTCATGACATATTTGCTGGGAATTTTTCCTTCGATGCTCTATGCCCTGCCCTCAGACCCCACGGTTCAGGCGGGGTCAGCTGCTATCAATCAACCTTCTCCAGATACGCTGGTCATTCAGCAGTCAACGGATAAAGCCATCATCGACTGGCGCACGTTCGGAATAGGTGCTAACGAACAGGTCGAGTTTCAACTGCCCTCGTCCAGCGGAGTGACCCTGAACCGGGTGACTGGCAGTGAGCGGTCAGATATTTTCGGCAGTCTGACCTCAAACGGCAATCTCATGCTGATCAACCCGAACGGCATTTTGTTCGGCGCCGGGTCGAGAATCGACGTGCACGGGCTGGTGGCCACGACCAGTAACATCACCAACGAAAATTTCATGGCCGGCAATTAA
- a CDS encoding ShlB/FhaC/HecB family hemolysin secretion/activation protein: protein MKINFVVLLAVVGIFLSAMDANAQISPEGRDRVFKQAAPDRFIKSQEKQEQPQSTVIQVEPDTLAPLFPKELEKVKFELKHLQIRGSTVYKNRQFLPLYRQFLGKQTTLAHIYRIADAITKKYRNDGYILSKAIVPAQKIDDGIVRVDIMEGSIDNVWVQGQVKGPKSLLNAYRKRLLNSRPLHAKDLERYLLLIDDLPGVSVKSVLTPSKDKPGTSDLTLIVENKPVDVHAGVDNRGTKFNGPFQLFAGASENSLMGGYERLGVQGVTTSDPGELFYINGFYEVPVTNEGTMFNLSGSFSNSQPGSSLEVFDVEGETFTFSTGLTHPFIRSRGENLRGHFSYTHRNTKTDILGTLDSEDRLRVVQLGAVYDYADRFRGVNLFSFDISQGLNLLDATEPGSLNLSRPQGKSDFTKITGKIQRLQQLAPAWMLLFSATGQYAFEKLLASEEFGVGGPGFGRAFDPSEITGDQGVAFKLELQRAFQLKMKFLRNLQAYAFIDHGAVWSRIPTSTGARQQDLTSTGIGTRFNLNEYLSGYLEVAKPLGREVASEGNKDPRVFFSLSARY from the coding sequence TTGAAAATTAATTTTGTGGTTCTTCTCGCCGTGGTCGGGATTTTTTTGTCTGCAATGGACGCGAACGCCCAGATCAGTCCCGAAGGACGGGATCGGGTGTTCAAACAGGCGGCCCCGGACCGGTTCATAAAAAGTCAGGAAAAACAGGAGCAACCTCAGTCCACGGTGATACAGGTGGAACCCGATACACTGGCCCCGCTTTTCCCAAAGGAACTGGAAAAGGTCAAATTTGAATTGAAACATTTGCAGATTCGGGGTTCTACCGTATACAAGAATCGCCAGTTTTTGCCTCTGTATCGCCAGTTTTTGGGAAAGCAGACCACACTTGCGCATATCTACCGCATTGCAGATGCGATCACCAAGAAGTATCGCAATGACGGCTATATTTTGAGCAAGGCGATTGTGCCGGCGCAGAAGATAGATGACGGCATTGTGCGGGTGGATATCATGGAGGGGAGCATCGATAACGTGTGGGTGCAGGGCCAGGTGAAGGGCCCGAAATCACTGTTGAACGCCTACCGCAAACGCCTGTTGAACTCGCGTCCTCTGCACGCCAAAGACCTGGAACGCTATTTGTTGTTGATCGATGATTTGCCGGGAGTCTCGGTAAAATCCGTTTTAACACCCTCTAAAGACAAGCCGGGAACATCCGATCTCACCCTCATCGTTGAAAACAAGCCGGTGGATGTCCATGCCGGTGTGGATAACCGCGGCACAAAATTCAACGGTCCCTTTCAATTGTTTGCGGGCGCATCTGAAAATTCTCTCATGGGAGGGTACGAACGCCTTGGGGTTCAGGGTGTGACGACTAGCGATCCGGGTGAGTTATTTTATATCAATGGGTTTTACGAAGTTCCCGTGACCAACGAGGGAACCATGTTCAATCTGTCCGGCTCTTTCAGCAACTCCCAGCCCGGTTCGAGTCTGGAAGTTTTCGATGTCGAAGGCGAGACCTTTACCTTTTCAACAGGGTTGACGCATCCCTTCATTCGTTCGCGTGGCGAGAATTTACGGGGTCACTTCAGCTACACCCATAGGAATACCAAAACAGATATTTTAGGCACTTTGGATTCTGAGGACCGTCTGCGAGTTGTCCAACTGGGAGCGGTCTACGATTACGCCGATCGATTTCGCGGCGTGAATCTGTTCAGTTTCGATATCAGCCAGGGGTTGAATCTACTGGATGCCACTGAACCCGGTTCTCTCAACCTGTCTCGTCCGCAGGGAAAAAGCGATTTCACCAAAATTACCGGAAAAATTCAACGTCTGCAGCAATTAGCTCCGGCATGGATGCTGTTATTTTCCGCCACAGGGCAATATGCCTTTGAAAAACTTCTGGCCTCAGAAGAATTCGGCGTCGGTGGTCCCGGTTTTGGCAGGGCGTTCGATCCTTCAGAAATCACCGGGGATCAAGGAGTGGCCTTCAAGCTGGAACTGCAACGGGCGTTCCAGTTGAAAATGAAATTTCTGCGCAATCTGCAAGCGTACGCTTTCATTGACCATGGGGCCGTCTGGAGTCGGATTCCAACGTCTACTGGGGCACGGCAACAGGATCTGACCTCCACAGGGATCGGCACGCGGTTCAACTTAAACGAATATCTTTCGGGTTATCTGGAGGTCGCCAAGCCCCTGGGCCGTGAAGTGGCCTCGGAGGGGAACAAGGACCCCCGTGTATTTTTCAGTCTGTCGGCAAGGTATTGA
- a CDS encoding glucose-1-phosphate thymidylyltransferase, which produces MIAIENFFDHLKDFAHAEIFADSEWVWEPLKTLEESIARLIREKSESAQRLNSLEGTTISAPTDHGNGKIGKSLFVNQWLEIKAPILLENLGIWIGRGTVLEPSAILKGPMIIGENCEIRQGAYIRGNAIIGNHCVIGHATEVKNSIIMNHSEAGHFNYIGDSILGRHVNMGAGSQLANLQFRTGADKDREEQIFPEIPALIDGKAIATGLNKFGSIVGDNSELGCNAVLCPGALVGKDNWILPNSVVAKGYYPPNSILPFKSRK; this is translated from the coding sequence ATGATCGCAATTGAAAATTTTTTTGACCATTTAAAAGACTTCGCCCATGCAGAGATTTTTGCGGACAGCGAATGGGTGTGGGAACCTTTGAAAACCCTGGAGGAATCGATAGCCCGTCTGATCCGGGAAAAGTCGGAGAGCGCCCAGCGGTTGAATTCCCTGGAGGGGACTACGATTTCCGCACCTACCGACCACGGCAATGGCAAAATCGGTAAGAGCCTGTTCGTGAATCAATGGCTGGAAATAAAAGCTCCCATCCTGCTGGAAAATTTAGGAATCTGGATTGGTCGGGGAACCGTCCTTGAACCCTCGGCGATTCTCAAAGGTCCCATGATCATCGGCGAAAACTGCGAAATCCGGCAGGGCGCCTACATTCGCGGCAACGCCATCATTGGCAACCACTGCGTGATCGGGCACGCCACCGAAGTCAAGAACAGCATCATCATGAACCATAGCGAGGCGGGGCATTTCAATTATATCGGCGACAGCATTCTAGGCCGGCATGTGAACATGGGCGCCGGGTCGCAATTGGCCAATTTGCAATTCCGCACCGGGGCGGATAAAGACCGGGAAGAACAAATTTTCCCCGAAATTCCCGCTCTCATCGATGGTAAAGCCATTGCTACAGGCCTCAACAAATTTGGCTCCATCGTCGGGGACAATTCCGAACTGGGGTGCAACGCCGTTCTTTGCCCTGGGGCTCTGGTGGGCAAAGACAACTGGATTCTCCCCAACTCCGTGGTGGCCAAAGGTTATTACCCGCCAAACTCGATTTTGCCCTTCAAAAGCCGAAAATAA
- a CDS encoding SUMF1/EgtB/PvdO family nonheme iron enzyme: MRLLLIIGLAFLLNIGCASNPPPLGAGFSKRLSAEKKKTQVRSQKRNTLSLASRQAPSKNPRGQVTLAAQQNYSRKSGYPPPVSGNKIVLPTISSAKDRALMVLISSGANRMSLLDLPRGTLRSDETASGSINPPAFYMDQLEISVGQYKNFDSKYDETPFTEGRSCPNCPAMGIDWVSAHQYCLWAGKRLPTEAEWVAAASGESGNLWPWGNQFSNEKANLLGNEDGSFLAAPVGSYPQGASPYGLLDMTGNVWEWVSTPYSPSSQEPETQTLRIVKGGGWASDKKMAQISFRNVVYPAMKNPTIGFRCAKSI; this comes from the coding sequence TTGAGACTCCTCTTAATTATTGGTCTGGCATTTTTGCTGAATATAGGCTGCGCTTCCAACCCGCCCCCTCTCGGAGCGGGATTTAGCAAACGCCTATCCGCCGAGAAGAAGAAAACGCAGGTCCGTTCCCAAAAGCGGAACACCCTCTCGCTCGCATCCCGCCAGGCACCCAGTAAAAACCCCAGGGGGCAAGTGACATTGGCGGCCCAACAAAATTATTCGCGCAAAAGCGGATATCCACCTCCTGTCTCTGGTAATAAAATCGTCCTGCCGACCATCTCCAGTGCCAAAGACCGGGCCCTCATGGTCCTTATCAGTTCCGGCGCCAACAGGATGAGCCTTCTGGATCTTCCACGGGGAACGCTTCGATCGGACGAAACCGCTTCCGGGTCAATCAATCCTCCGGCATTTTATATGGATCAACTGGAAATCAGCGTCGGCCAATATAAAAATTTTGACAGCAAGTATGACGAAACCCCGTTCACCGAAGGCAGGAGTTGTCCCAACTGCCCGGCGATGGGCATCGACTGGGTCAGCGCCCATCAATACTGCCTGTGGGCGGGAAAACGTTTGCCCACGGAAGCGGAATGGGTGGCCGCGGCCTCAGGCGAGTCCGGCAATCTCTGGCCCTGGGGCAATCAATTTTCCAACGAAAAGGCCAACCTTTTGGGAAACGAAGACGGTTCTTTTCTGGCCGCGCCGGTCGGGTCTTACCCACAAGGGGCCAGTCCTTATGGTCTTTTGGACATGACAGGAAATGTCTGGGAATGGGTCAGCACACCTTACTCACCTTCCAGCCAGGAGCCAGAAACCCAAACCCTGCGCATCGTCAAAGGGGGAGGATGGGCAAGCGATAAAAAAATGGCGCAAATTTCTTTCAGGAACGTTGTCTACCCCGCCATGAAAAATCCCACCATCGGTTTCCGCTGCGCAAAATCTATTTAA
- a CDS encoding tetratricopeptide repeat protein, translating into MLLPLVFSSCAEKETDDYVKAGIEYTNQQKYDEAVQSFLKAIQKNPKNPEGYYGLGGIYNFKEMHHDAEQAFKVAIQLDPTHHNAHYSLGYTYEQLGMKEESEIEYQRYRELKKKFDSLVEKDLQTR; encoded by the coding sequence ATGCTTCTACCGCTGGTGTTTTCGAGTTGCGCCGAAAAGGAAACCGATGACTATGTCAAGGCGGGAATAGAATACACCAACCAGCAAAAATATGACGAAGCGGTGCAATCCTTTTTGAAAGCCATTCAAAAAAATCCGAAAAACCCGGAAGGCTATTACGGGTTGGGTGGAATTTATAACTTCAAGGAAATGCACCACGATGCCGAGCAGGCCTTCAAGGTAGCGATTCAGCTCGATCCCACGCATCACAATGCCCATTACAGCCTGGGTTATACTTATGAACAATTGGGCATGAAGGAAGAATCTGAAATAGAATATCAACGGTACCGGGAACTGAAAAAGAAGTTTGATTCCCTGGTCGAAAAGGATTTGCAAACACGTTGA